In the genome of Pseudomonas protegens, one region contains:
- a CDS encoding REP-associated tyrosine transposase, with protein sequence MPSRPKSHRLRRGRYSESGRAYLITTVVHQRRPLFSDWSLGRLVVTELKEVQDLELADSLAWVLMPDHLHWLLQLRTATLPQVMQRVKSRSTRQLNQHLGLCGALWQSGYHDRAVRDGEDIRPIARYIIANPLRAGLVQRIGDYPLWDACWLQ encoded by the coding sequence ATGCCTTCTCGCCCAAAATCCCATCGTTTACGCCGCGGCCGCTATTCCGAAAGCGGACGCGCCTACCTCATCACCACCGTGGTTCATCAACGCCGGCCGCTATTTTCCGATTGGAGCCTGGGGCGGCTGGTGGTGACCGAACTCAAAGAGGTCCAGGACCTGGAGCTCGCCGACTCGCTGGCCTGGGTCCTGATGCCGGATCACCTGCATTGGCTGCTCCAACTGCGCACCGCAACACTGCCCCAGGTGATGCAAAGGGTGAAATCGCGCAGCACCCGCCAGCTCAATCAACACCTGGGGCTGTGCGGCGCCCTCTGGCAAAGCGGCTATCACGACAGGGCAGTCCGTGACGGCGAGGATATTCGGCCCATTGCCCGCTACATCATCGCCAATCCCCTGCGCGCGGGCCTGGTGCAACGCATTGGCGATTACCCTCTGTGGGACGCCTGCTGGCTCCAATGA